From the Winogradskyella forsetii genome, the window TTGAAAAAATGTCCAAATCAAAATACAACGTCGTCAATCCAGATAGTATTTGCGAAGATTACGGCGCAGACAGCCTAAGACTCTACGAAATGTTCCTCGGACCATTAGAACAATACAAACCTTGGAATACGGCTGGTATTACAGGTGTACACAATTTCCTGAAAAAACTATGGAAACTCTATCACCACGGAGAAAATGGCGCGTTCCGAGTGGACTCTTCCCCTCTAGGGAAGTCGGATGGGGCTTTTAAGACACTACACAAAACGATTAAGAAAGTAGAAGAAGACATTGAGAATTTCTCTTTTAATACATCGGTTTCTACATTTATGATTGCAGTGAATGAGTTGACCGCTCAAAAGTGTACGAGCAAAGACATTTTAGAACCTTTATTGATTCTAATTTCGCCTTATGCGCCACATATTGCTGAAGAATTATGGTCGCAATTGGGACATGATGAATCTATTTCAACCGCACCTTTCCCAAAATTTGAAGAACAATACTTGGTAGAAAGCAGCAAGGAATACCCAATTTCATTTAATGGTAAAATGCGTTTTACCATGGAATTACCTTTAGACTTATCTAAAGATGAAATAGAAGCAGCTGTTATGGCTAATGAGAAAACGATGGCGCAATTAGATGGTAGAACACCTAAAAAAGTAATTGTAGTGCCTGGTAAAATTGTGAATATTGTTGGGTAAAAAAAGACTAACCACATGTCATCAAATAAGCCCATTTTAGCAAAACCGTCAATTAAAAAGCAACGGAAAGGACTAAAGGATTATTTTGATTATCGAAATAATTTGGTTAATCAAGTGGGCTTGATTCTTTTTGCGGCATTCGTCATTGCGACTTCTTTGCATTTCTTTTTTGAAAATCGATTTACCGAAGAGCAATGGAAAACAAGACCGATGACGCGACATCTAATGGTAGATGACATTATAGAATCTCAGATTTTATTGAACAAATCAAAACCTAATGTTATCAAGCTTTTAGGTCAGCCCAGTTGGATTTTAACCACCGAAAGGGATATCATGTTATATGAAATAGGTTTAGTGCCAAATCGAAATGATAATCAAGTGGAACAGCTTTATATCGAATATATAAATGATAAGGTGTCCAAAGTGTCCTTAACGATGTATGAATCTAAATAAATCATAATTCGTAAGCTTACTTCAGTTGGTATCAAAAACCTTTCTAAAACACGTCATCGATACAATATTTCATTCAACGAATATCATATTGTATTAAAAATCAGTATTATACTATATATTTTTCAAAAAATAGGCTTCAAACTAATAATTCAATAAAAATAGCTTCAACTTGATATTGAAATTTGCAAAACATGATTTTTTAATAGTACTTACTTCCTGCTATTAATCTCAAAATCTACAAAAAATGAAAATTGGAGTCCCAAAAGAAATCAAGAACAATGAAAGCCGCGTTGGTATGACACCTGCAGGCGTTTTCGAATTAACGAAGAATAAGCACGTAGTTTACGTTCAGAAAGACGCTGGTTTTGGCAGTGGGTTTTCGGATCTCGATTACATAGATGCTGGCGCCATAGTCTTAGACACCATAGAACAGGTCTATGCCTCTAGCGACATGATTGTAAAAGTTAAAGAACCAATTGCCGAAGAATATCCCTTAATAAAATCGCATCATGTGGTGTTTACATATTTTCACTTTGCCTCTAGCGAACCATTGACCAAAGCGATGTTAAAGAGCAAAGCGGTTTGTATTGCATATGAAACCGTTGAAGACAAAGACGGCACCTTACCTTTATTAACTCCAATGTCTGAGGTTGCCGGAAGAATGGCCATTCAACAAGGCGCAAAATACCTAGAGAAACCGATTAAAGGTCGTGGTGTTTTATTAGGAGGCGTTCCAGGTGTACCACCAGGAAAAGTATTGGTTTTAGGTGCTGGTGTAGTTGGTATTCAAGCGGCCAAAATGGCTGCTGGTTTAGGTGCTCATGTTACAGTTATGGATATTAACATGAAACAGTTGCGTTATGTAAATGATGTAATGCCAAGTCATGTGGTCACCGAATTTTCAAGCGAATACAATATCAGAAAACGCATTAAAGATCACGATTTAATTGTTGGTGGTGTTTTATTAAGAGGTGCAAAAGCACCTAAATTAATTACGCGCGATATGCTAAAAGACATGCGGCCAGGAACTGTACTCGTCGATGTTGCTGTCGATCAAGGCGGTTGTATGGAAACAACCAGAGCCACAACGCACGAAGATCCCACATATATCATTGATGATGTGGTTCATTATTGTGTGGCTAATATGCCAGGAGCTGTTCCGTACACTTCCACTTTGGCATTAACCAACGTTACCTTACCTTACGTGCTACGTTTAGCAAGCCAAGGATGGGAAAAAGCTTGTGAAAACGACGAAACTTTAGCCAGAGGATTGAACGTTGTGAAAGGGAAGATTGTATATGAAGAAATTGCTGAAGCCTTCAACTGGTCCGTTGATGCCATGTAAACTGCACTTCTGACATACCGAAATATGACAATAGCCAAATTTTAGTTCTTAACTTTAATTTGGCTTATTATTTGCTATCCATTTAGTAAATTTACATAAATTAAAATTTTCGAATTATGAGTGGAATGATGGGATATTACATACTGATTGGTGCTATTGCCTTAGTGAGCTGGTTAGTTAGTAATCAACTTAAACGTAAGTTCGCTAAGTACTCTAAGGTACAATTGCGCAACGGTTTATCAGGAAGAGAGATTGCAGAAAAGATGTTGGCTGATAACGGTATTTACGACGTAGAAGTGATTTCTACACCAGGACAATTAACAGATCATTACAACCCAAAAAATAAAACCGTTAACTTAAGTGAATCGGTTTACAACCAACGCAATGCGGCTTCGGCTGCGGTTGCTGCCCACGAGTGTGGCCATGCTGTACAACATGCACAAGCCTATAGTGCATTAGGTATGCGTTCTGCTTTGGTACCCATTGTAAGTGTGACCTCTGGGATGTCGCAATGGTTAGTTATTGGTGGCTTAATTTTAGGAGCTGCTGCCGGAGTCGGCCTAGGCTATTGGGTTGCTGTTGCAGGTCTGGTTTTTATGGGCTTTGCCACATTATTTAGCTTTATCACCTTACCTGTAGAATACGACGCAAGTAACAGAGCTTTGGCTTGGTTAAAAAACAAGAATATGGTAACACCAGAAGAATATGCTGGTTCTGAAGACGCACTTAAATGGGCGGCAAGGACTTATTTGGTGGCTGCAATTGGTGCATTGGCTTCGTTGTTGTATTGGGCACTTCAGGTTTTTGGTGGTAGAGATTAATTTCAAAATAAAGTCTAGACCGCTTACTGAAACAAGTTCGGCACAAGTCACTTTTAGTCCCGATTGCTATCGAGAAAGAACCAAGACTAATTGAGGAAATAAGAAAAGGTATAAAAGCTCTGAAAAAATTCAGGGCTTTTTTGTACGCTATGACGAAAACACTTACTTTAGTTCTTCTAAACTAAACTACATTATGGAAAATCAATTCCCAAACGAATCCCAAGGAAAAATCATGATTGGCAGTCTTTCAGATGTTGATCGTGTTGCCTTTTACAAAAAAACTTACGCGCACGTTGCAGGCGGAGTACTTGCTTTCATTTTATTTGAATATCTTTTATTGCAAAGCGACACTATAGTAGATTTTATGCTTTCAATGACCGAAGGTTATAAATGGTTGCTAATGCTTGGTGGCTTTATGCTCGCTACAAATTATGCGGAAGGTATGGCATTGCGTACATCAGATAAGAACATGCAATATTTGGCTTATGGTATTTATATCTTTTTTGAAGCTTTAATTTTTGTGCCGATGATATATATAGCTGCGTTCTATATGGAATCAGGTCCGGAAATTCTTAACCAAGCAGCTATTGTGACCTTAGCCTTATTTACTGGATTATCGGCTGCAGTTTTAATGACAAAAACCGATTTTTCATTCTTAAAAACAGGATTGACCATTGGTTTCTTTATAGCCATTGGTTTAATTATAGCAGGAACTATTTTCGGTTTTAACTTAGGATTATGGTTTTCTGTAGCTATGTGCTTATTAGCAGGAGGTTCTATATTATACCAAACGTCTAATTTGGTTAAAAAATATGGTGTTGAGGATTATATTCCAGCAGCATTAGGTCTGTTTGCATCCTTAATGTTATTGTTTTGGTATATTCTTAGAATCTTTATGTCTAGGGATTAATCTTCCTAAAATCATTTACATAATTTATAAAATTAGAAGCCCTGAGGAATCAGGGCTTTTTTTACGAATCATAATGGCGAGTAGAAGTATTATAATAGTTTCCTGAAATTTGTATCTTAGGAAAACATGTTGTATTCCAAAGAAAAAATAAAAGTACCAAGATTCAATGAGGAATCAGGCTTCTATACCACAAAGAAACGCTCAAAAATAATGAGTAAAATTCGTGCTAAGAACACCAAACCAGAACTGTTATTTCGCAAAGCACTTTGGAAAAAAGGCGTACGTTATCGTGTCGATAGCAAAAAACTACCAGGACGACCAGATGTAAGTATTAAAAAATACAAATTGGCTATTTTTATTGATGGCGAGTTTTGGCATGGCTATAACTGGGATGAGCGAAAAGACAAACTAAAAAGCAATCGTGGGTTTTGGATACCCAAAATTGAACGGAATATGCAGCGCGATCGTGAAGTCAACGACCAACTTACGGAACTAGGTTTTACCATTTTTAGATTTTGGGATCACGAAGTCAAAAACAATCTGAAGACTTGTATTAATGATGTGATGGTGTATTTGGATATGGCAAAACCAATCGAACAAATTTGAACTCTTTATTAATGATAGAGTTCTCGATACAAAACTGCCCAAAAAAAGCAGTTTCACTCGAACCGACGCTTAAATTTCAATATTAAGTATTGAAAAAAGACCACGCAGTTTTAAAAACCTGTGAGGTCTAAATAATATTTACATTTCAGCTACTGCCTACTGCCAACTCATTTGTTTCTTTTCTTCTTCCTCTTTTTTCTCTTCTTCTTACCATTACCCTTCTTAGGATGCACCAATGCCATCTCATCAATCAGATGCTTTGCACCAGCATATTTATCAACAATGAAAAGCACATAGCGTAAATCTACCATAATGTTTCGGCAGATTAATGGATCATAATTCATGTCGCTCATGGTACCTTCCCAAACACGATCGAAATTCAATCCGACTAAATTACCTTCGGCATCAATAGCTGGACTTCCAGAGTTTCCACCTGTGGTGTGATTGGTACCTAAAAAGCAAACTGGCATTTTTCCATTTTTATCAGCGTATTGACCGTAATCTTTAGTGTCGTATAAGTCAATTAGTTTTTGTGGCACATCAAACTCGTAATCGTCTGGCACATACTTTTCCATGACACCGACTAAATGGCTAACGGGTTCATAATAAACCGCATCTCTTGGCGAATAGCCTCTCACTTGTCCGTAAGTCACACGAAGCGTACTATTGGCATCCGGAAAATACCGTTCATTGGGCAACGCTTCCATAAGTGCCGTCATATATTTGGTTTGTAATGCTGTAATCGGTGCGTTTTTTTCTTTGTATTCAGCATCAATGCTATTAAAAAATTCAGCAATAATTGGTTTTGCATAGGTATAAGCCGCATCGTTGTTTAGATTTTTTATCACAGCATCAGCATCACCTTCCAATAATTTTAAAGCTGAATCTAAATTGGTAAAAGCAGAATTGTCATAAATTGAAGCATCTACAGGTTTGCCGTATAAAGGCATCACATTTAGGTAAACTCCTTTGTCTAAGTCCTCATCATAATTTTTATGAATCTTTTTCAACTGACCAATTAAATACTCTTTTCCTCTTTCAAGGTTTTCTGGATTGTCGAGAATTGCTTGTTCCACTTGATACGCTCTGTAAGTCATCTGCATTAGCTCGTTGGTCACTAAAAAGACTTCAATAAAGTTTCTTCGCTTAATATTTATTGGCGCAAATTCTTCATAAAGTTTATCAAATTCTGCTAGGATGTTTCCGTATTTATCCTCTAATCCTTTTTCTTTTAAGGCTTTGGTAAACGTAGTTTCAAATTCACGTCGTTTTTCAACCGCATTAGTTCTTTCAATTCCCAAATTTTCGCCAATCCATTTTTTCCAAGCGTTGGCGATTCGTGCTTGTTTAGACGCGTATTTAATCCGTACGTCATCGCTTTCTTTCATTTTTCGGTCAATGACTTTTAGAGCGGCTTCGCGAATGGCAATATTTGTCGGATTAAATTCTTCGGTAATATGTTCTATGGCAACGGCGGGTAAATATTCACTTGTAGTCCCAGGAAAACCAAATACCAAAGTAAAATCGCCTTCCTCAATACCATCTAATGAGATCGGTAAAAAATGCTTTGGCTTGTAAGGCACATTGTCCTTGCTATAGGCTGCAGGACGATTGTTAGCATCGGCATAAATCCGAAATAATGAAAAGTCGCCAGTATGTCTAGGGAATACCCAGTTGTCGGTGTCGCTACCAAATTTACCAATACTAGTTGGTGGTGCACCAACCAAACGGATATCGTCAAAACGCTCTGTTACAAAAAGAAAATACTGATTGCCTTCATAAAACGCTTTGGTCTTTGCATCCTGCCACGATTCCCTTGGCCAATCTTTTAACGCTGCATTGGTGTTTTTTGAGATTTGCGATTGTTTTTCCGTTTCGGTCATCGCATCGGTTACACCCTTTAGAGCGACTTCCGTTACATCATGAATACTCACAATAAATTCTATGAACAACCCATTATTTGGCAATTCTTCTTCTAAATTCATCGCCCAAAATCCATCCTTTAAATAATCGTTTTCTAAAGAGGAATGGGA encodes:
- the ald gene encoding alanine dehydrogenase, translated to MKIGVPKEIKNNESRVGMTPAGVFELTKNKHVVYVQKDAGFGSGFSDLDYIDAGAIVLDTIEQVYASSDMIVKVKEPIAEEYPLIKSHHVVFTYFHFASSEPLTKAMLKSKAVCIAYETVEDKDGTLPLLTPMSEVAGRMAIQQGAKYLEKPIKGRGVLLGGVPGVPPGKVLVLGAGVVGIQAAKMAAGLGAHVTVMDINMKQLRYVNDVMPSHVVTEFSSEYNIRKRIKDHDLIVGGVLLRGAKAPKLITRDMLKDMRPGTVLVDVAVDQGGCMETTRATTHEDPTYIIDDVVHYCVANMPGAVPYTSTLALTNVTLPYVLRLASQGWEKACENDETLARGLNVVKGKIVYEEIAEAFNWSVDAM
- a CDS encoding zinc metallopeptidase produces the protein MMGYYILIGAIALVSWLVSNQLKRKFAKYSKVQLRNGLSGREIAEKMLADNGIYDVEVISTPGQLTDHYNPKNKTVNLSESVYNQRNAASAAVAAHECGHAVQHAQAYSALGMRSALVPIVSVTSGMSQWLVIGGLILGAAAGVGLGYWVAVAGLVFMGFATLFSFITLPVEYDASNRALAWLKNKNMVTPEEYAGSEDALKWAARTYLVAAIGALASLLYWALQVFGGRD
- a CDS encoding Bax inhibitor-1/YccA family protein codes for the protein MENQFPNESQGKIMIGSLSDVDRVAFYKKTYAHVAGGVLAFILFEYLLLQSDTIVDFMLSMTEGYKWLLMLGGFMLATNYAEGMALRTSDKNMQYLAYGIYIFFEALIFVPMIYIAAFYMESGPEILNQAAIVTLALFTGLSAAVLMTKTDFSFLKTGLTIGFFIAIGLIIAGTIFGFNLGLWFSVAMCLLAGGSILYQTSNLVKKYGVEDYIPAALGLFASLMLLFWYILRIFMSRD
- a CDS encoding very short patch repair endonuclease translates to MLYSKEKIKVPRFNEESGFYTTKKRSKIMSKIRAKNTKPELLFRKALWKKGVRYRVDSKKLPGRPDVSIKKYKLAIFIDGEFWHGYNWDERKDKLKSNRGFWIPKIERNMQRDREVNDQLTELGFTIFRFWDHEVKNNLKTCINDVMVYLDMAKPIEQI
- a CDS encoding S46 family peptidase; translated protein: MRFLKILFLFIVFQVSAQQGGMWIPSLLEGMNEDEMQSLGSKLTAQDIYDVNNSSLKDAIGHFNGGCTSEVISDQGLVLTNHHCGFSQIQSHSSLENDYLKDGFWAMNLEEELPNNGLFIEFIVSIHDVTEVALKGVTDAMTETEKQSQISKNTNAALKDWPRESWQDAKTKAFYEGNQYFLFVTERFDDIRLVGAPPTSIGKFGSDTDNWVFPRHTGDFSLFRIYADANNRPAAYSKDNVPYKPKHFLPISLDGIEEGDFTLVFGFPGTTSEYLPAVAIEHITEEFNPTNIAIREAALKVIDRKMKESDDVRIKYASKQARIANAWKKWIGENLGIERTNAVEKRREFETTFTKALKEKGLEDKYGNILAEFDKLYEEFAPINIKRRNFIEVFLVTNELMQMTYRAYQVEQAILDNPENLERGKEYLIGQLKKIHKNYDEDLDKGVYLNVMPLYGKPVDASIYDNSAFTNLDSALKLLEGDADAVIKNLNNDAAYTYAKPIIAEFFNSIDAEYKEKNAPITALQTKYMTALMEALPNERYFPDANSTLRVTYGQVRGYSPRDAVYYEPVSHLVGVMEKYVPDDYEFDVPQKLIDLYDTKDYGQYADKNGKMPVCFLGTNHTTGGNSGSPAIDAEGNLVGLNFDRVWEGTMSDMNYDPLICRNIMVDLRYVLFIVDKYAGAKHLIDEMALVHPKKGNGKKKRKKRKKKRNK